The Ralstonia sp. RRA DNA segment CTTCCGATCTGGATTTGCGGCTGATCCGCGTCTTCCTTGCCGTGGTGGATGCCGGCGGCGTAACGCCTGCCCAGGCAACGCTCAATGTCGGCCAATCGACCATCAGCACGCAGCTCTCAACGCTGGAAACCCGCCTGGGCTACCGGCTGTGCGAGCGTGGGCGTAGTGGCTTCCGGCTGACCGCACGTGGCGAGCAGTTCGTGGATTCAGCCCGCAAGCTGCTGACAGCGCTGGACGCGTTCAGCGCCGAGGCGCGCAAGGTGGGGCGCACGCTGGTCGGCACGCTCAACCTGGGGTTGATCGGCCATGCGCCCGTCAATGCCAATGCGCGCATCAGCCAGGCCATCGAGCGCTTTCGCCAGCGGGATGAGTCGGTGCATTTCACGGTGTCGGTGCGGCCGCCGGGCGAGCTGGAGGGGTTGTTGCTCGACGGCAAGATCCACATGGCCATCGGCTATTTCTGGCATCGGGTGCCGGCGCTGGAGTACACCACGGTCTTTCACGAGACCCAGCTTGCGTATGCGGGGCGCGGGCACCCTCTGTTTGGCAAGACCGGAGCCGCGTCATCGGAAGAGGCTCTGACCCACGCCTGGGCGTGGCGCAGCTACCCACTGCCGGAGGCGGCGGGCTCACCGGCCGAGCGACTGGTGACAGCGGTGGCGGACAACATGGAAGCGGTGGCGATGCTGGTGCTCTCGGGCAGGCATCTCGGCTATCTGCCCGAGCACTTTGCGGCGCCCTATGTGGCGCAGGGCCTGCTGGCCCCGCTTGCACCGGAGGCGATGCGCTACGACGTGCCGTTCGACATGGTGGTACGCCGAGACGCTCGACGCAACGATCTGCTGGCCGCCTTCATTGCCGACATGAAGGCCGCACACGCGTGAGCGGTTGGCTACGCGCTTAGTTCGACGCGCGCTGCACCAACCCCATGAACTCCTTGGCCGGCAGTGGGCCATGGCACGACTGCACGCCTACCGTCCCGCGCAGGAGCAGCCACACGCTCTCGCTGCCCGGCGGCTCGATCACAAACGGCTTGCGCGATGCGGCCTCGGGAATACGCGGGTCTTCGGGGTTGGGCAATGCGACAACCTGCGCGGCATGCCCCTTGACCAACGCGGCGCACTCCGCATCCGGCAACTTCGTGGCACGCAGGAAATCCTTGTTCACCAGCACTTCGGACAGCACGGTATCCGGCGCGGTCAAGAACGAATCGACATCGAAACGAGACGCGCCCGTCGAGGCGCATCCCGCAAACACCGCCGCCGCGGCTGCAACGATGGCCGCACGCTGCAGCGATGTGGTGAACGGCAAAGGCATGGTCGGTCTCCCTATCGAAAACCGGCCCCTACACGTTACTGCTTGATAACGTCAGCCCCCTTGGGCGGCACGAAGCGGAACGCGTTGGCCGGCAGTTGTGGATTCTTCTGAATGTTCGAGAACGTCAGCAGCGTGGTGTTCCCGAAAGCGTCACGCAGCTCCATCCCCTGCAGCTCACCACTGCGGAAACCGATGGCGATGCGCTCGAACTGGGTGTCCTTGGCTTTGGGCGTGAGCTCAACCCAGTCGATGCCGTCCTTCGTCCCGCCTTCCTTGAGCGTGAAGTTCTTGGCAAGGTCGTTGCTGCCGAACAGGATGGCGGCCGGACTGGAGCCGAGCGACGCATCAAGCTTGCGTTCGGTCACCTGGCTCAGGTCCTTGTCGTAGATGTAGAGCGTCTGACCATCGGCGGACAGTTGCTGTTCATACGGCTTCACATAGCGCCAGACAAATCGGCCCGGGCGCGAGAAGGAGAAATCACCGCTGGAGGTGCCCGCCAGGCGGAGCGGGTTGCCATTGGTGCCGCCCTTGACCTGGCGCTGCACGAATTCGCCGCGCGCGGTGGTGACGTTGCTCACGAAGGCGTTGAGCTGCTCGACCGCGCCCGCATAGGCACCGGCCGACCACGCCGTCAGCGATACCAGCCCAGCGGCCATCAGGTGACGTGCTTTCAACACAAACATAGGAATCCCGGATTTCAGTTGATCTTGTTGTTAGTGGCCGGCCGCGCCGGAACATTCCACCGACGCGGTAACGCGATGTAACCGCAACATGCGGACAACGTCATTCTTCTTCGACGACGTTGCCGTTGCGGTTGGGCGCCAGAATTTCGCGGTTGCCGTTGCCGGACATGGCGGACACGAGCCCCGCCTTTTCCATGTCTTCGAGCAGGCGCGCGGCGCGGTTGTAGCCGATGCGCAGGTGACGCTGCACCAGCGAGATGGACGCGCGGCGGTTCTTGAGCACCACGTCGACGGCCTGGTCGTACAGCGGATCGGCCTCGCCGCCGCCAGCGCCAACGAGGCCTGCACCACCGCCAAAGCCGTCGCCGCCACCCTCGCCATCGACCACACCGCCTTCGAGGATGCCCTCGATGTAGTTCGGCTCGCCCTGCGATTTGAGGTTATCCACCACGCGGTGCACTTCGTCGTCCGAAACAAACGCACCATGCACACGCACCGGCAAACCCGTGCCAGGCGCCAGGTAGAGCATGTCACCCATGCCCAGCAGCGCTTCGGCGCCCTGTTGGTCGAGAATCGTGCGCGAGTCGATCTTGCTGCTGACCTGGAACGCAATCCGCGTCGGCACGTTGGCCTTGATCAGGCCCGTAATCACATCCACCGACGGACGCTGCGTCGCCAGCACCAGGTGAATGCCCGCTGCACGCGCCTTCTGCGCAATCCGCGCGATCAGCTCTTCGACCTTCTTGCCGACCACCATCATCAGGTCGGCCAGCTCGTCGATCACGATGACGATCATGGGCAGCTTGTCGAGCGGCTCCGGCGCATCGGGCGTGAGGCTGAATGGGTTGGGAATCTTTTCTTCGCGCGCGGCGGCTTCTTCGATCTTCTTGTTGAAGCCTGCCAGGTTGCGCACGCCCATCTTGCTCATGAGCTTGTAGCGGCGTTCCATTTCGCCCACGGCCCAGTTCAGCGCGTGGCCGGCCTGGCGCATGTCGGTCACCACCGGGCACAAGAGATGCGGAATGCCTTCGTAGATGCTCAGTTCCAGCATCTTCGGGTCGATCAGGATCAGGCGCACCGCATCGGCCTTGGCCTTGTAGAGCAGCGACAGGATCATCGCGTTGATCCCGACCGACTTACCCGAACCCGTGGTACCGGCCACCATGCAGTGCGGCATCTTGGCCAGATCGGCCACCACCGGCTTGCCGGCGATGTCCTTGCCGAGCGCCATCGTGAGCTGCGAAGCGCTCTCGTTGTAGACCTGCGAGCCGAGAATCTCCGACAGGCGCACCGCCTGACGCTTCGGATTCGGCAGCTCCAGGCCCATGAAATTCTTGCCCGGAATCGTCTCCACCACGCGGATGGACACCAGCGACAGCGAACGCGCTAAGTCCTTGGCGAGGTTGACGATCTGGCTGCCCTTCACGCCCGTGGCGGGCTCAATCTCGTAGCGCGTGATGACCGGGCCCGGGTAGGCCGCCACCACCTGCACTTCCACGCCAAAGTCCTTGAGCTTTTTCTCGATCAGGCGCGAGGTGAATTCCAGCGTCTCGGCGCTCACGGTTTCCACCACCGGCGGGATCGGATCGAGCAGCGCCAGCGGCGGGAGGTCGGAATCCTCAATATCGACAAACAGCGGCTGCTGCTTCTCGCGCTCCACGCGCTCGCTCTTGACCACGGCGGTCGGGCGCACGATCTGCACCGGCGGCGCTTCTTCAATGCGCACGCGGCGGGTTTCGACCACCTCTTCGCGCTCGACCTTGGCGGCCTCGCCAATGGCACGGTCCTGCTTGCTCTCGCGGCGCGCCTTGAAGCCGACGAACAGCATCTCGACACCCGCGCCGATCTGCTCGGCCAGGTTCAGCCACGAAAAATGGAAGAACAGCGACAGCCCCACCGTAAACATCAGCAACAGCACCAGCGTGCCGCCGGTAAAGCCCAACGAGTGCTGCATCGCCCCACCGATCAGGTCGCCCAGCACACCGCCCGGCGCGCGCGGCAGCTTCATATGCATGCTGTACATGCGGATGGCTTCCAGCCCCATGCTGGAGGCCAGGATGAGCGCAAAACCGATCCAGGTAACGCTGGCGTCCACGCGCGGCATGGCGGCGCGTGGCAGGCGCTCGTCCGACATCAGCTCGCGCCAGCCACGCCAGACGCGGCGCACCAGCAGCAACGCCCACCAGTAGGCGGAGGCGCCAAAAACGAACAACAACAGGTCTGCCAGCCACGCCCCCACGCGCCCGCCCAGGTTACGGATCTCGTCGACCTGGCTGGCGTGGGTGAAACCGGGGTCGGCCCGGTTGTATGACAGAAGGATGATCAGGAAGGCGATGGTCACCGCCAGCAACAGGAACCAGCGGACCTCGCCCAGCAGGCGCCCAATGCGGGACGGCAGCGCGGCGGGGTCGGTACGGGTTGTCGGGGTGGTGGAAGCTCGGGCCATGCGGGAGACGGGTGCGCCGCTTGGGCGAGCCCGCGCGGCTTAAGGACAGCACAAATACGATGCCAAGGATTGTAACGCGCCCCTATCACTGCCATTGGAATTTACAACCGGGCGGACGAGGGGGTGCCACTTTATAATGTCGCCCGTCACCCTCACCTACCCTGCACGGCGGTCGCTTCACCCCTCGCGCCGCGCAACTACGGAACGCATCATGGCAAAACACGCAAAAGTGCTGATCCTCGGCTCCGGCCCCGCTGGCTACACGGCCGCCATCTACGCCGCCCGGGCCAACCTGAACCCGGTGCTGGTTACCGGCCTGGCCCAGGGCGGTCAGCTCATGACCACCACCGACGTGGAAAACTGGCCCGCCGACAAGGAGCACCTGCAAGGCCCCGAGCTGATGCAGCGTTTCCTGGAGCACGCCGAGCGCTTCAACACGGAAATCGTGTTTGACCACATCCACACCGCGCACCTGAATGAAAAGCCGATCCGCCTGATTGGCGACTCGGGCGAGTACACCGCTGACGCGCTCATCATCTCCACCGGCGCCTCGGCCCAATACCTGGGCCTGCCGTCGGAAGAGAAGTTTGCCGGCCGCGGCGTGTCTGCTTGCGCCACCTGCGACGGTTTCTTCTACAAGGGCCAGGAAGTGGCCGTGGTGGGCGGCGGCAATACCGCCGTGGAAGAAGCGCTGTATCTGGCCAACATTGCCAGCAAGGTCACGCTCATCCACCGCCGCGACAAGTTCCGCGCCGAGCCGATCCTGATCGACCGCCTGCATGAGCAGGAGAAGAAGGGCAAGATCGAGATCAAGACCAACATGGTCCTCGACGAAATCCTGGGCGATGACTCGGGCGTGACTGGCGCCCGCCTGAAGGGCACGAACGCCAACGAGGGCAAGACCGAAGAGCTCAAGGTGGCCGGCGTGTTCATCGCCATCGGCCACAAGCCGAACACCGACCTCTTCCACGGCCAGCTTGAGATGAACAGCAGCGGCTACATCCGCACGCAGAGCGGCCTGGCCGGCAACGCCACGGCCACCAACATCCCAGGCGTGTTTGCTGCCGGTGACGTGCAGGATCACATCTACCGCCAGGCCATCACCAGCGCTGGCACGGGCTGCATGGCGGCACTGGACGCTCAGCGCTACCTGGAAGGCCAGGAATAAGTCTCCTGCCCCCGGGTTTCCCGGGTTCAAACAACGCGGCCGATGGGACACCATCGGCCGTTTTGTCATGCGCGGCGCCTTCGTATAATCGACGCACGCTCCACCCTGATTCGCCTGTCGCCATGAAACGCGCCTCCACCCCCGCCAACAAGCTCAGCCTGACCGACCTGGGCAAGCTGCGTGAACAGCTCAAGCACGAAACCGAGGCACGCGAGGCCGAACGCCAACGCGCGGAAGCCGCTGCTCGCAAGGCCGTGGAAGAGGCCAACGTGTTCCGCGCCAACGTCGGCGAGGTGAATGCGCTGCGCCAGAACAAGCGCGTCGAGCATCCACGCAATCCGCCTGCACCCGATCCCGTGCATTCGCGTGCGGAAGACAAGCGCGTGCTGGATGCCTCGCTGTCGGACGAATTCGACGTCGACAACCTGCTGGAGACCGACGACACGCTCTCCTACCGCCGCCCAGGCATCGGCGAAGACGTGCTCAAGAAACTGCGCCGCGGTGAATGGGCCACGCAAGACCAGATCGACCTGCATGGCCTGCGCCGCGAAGAAGCGCGCGAAGCGCTGGCCGCCTTCCTGCGTCGCGCCGTGCAGCGCGGCATCCGCTGCGTGCGCGTGATCCACGGCAAGGGCCTGGGCTCACCCGACAAGACACCGGTGCTCAAAGGCAAGGTGCGTTCGTGGCTGGTGCAGAAGGAAGAAGTGATTGCCTTTGTCGAGCCGCGCAACACGGCTGGCGGCGCTGGTGCTGTCTTGGTGCTCTTGCGCCAGCCGCACGGTTCCTGACGCGTTCATCTTCCCATCGCCCCCATAACAAGAACAACACGCCCATGCACGTAACCCGCCTGCAGTTGGTCATGCACTGGATGGAGATCCTCGCGGTCTTCTCGTTTGCCATCTCGGGGCTGGCCGAGGCGAAACGGCGCCGGCTCGATGCCGTGGGCGCATTCATCGTGGCCTTCCTGACGGCCTTTGGCGGCGGCACGCTGCGCGATCTGCTGCTCGATCGCCGGCCCTTCTACTGGGTCGAACACGAGCACTACCTGCTCGCGCTGTTCATCATGAGCCTGTTCGCCAACTGGGTGATCCGGCTGGTGAGCCAACTGGTGTCCGACCGCGTGCTGATCGTGGCAGACGCCATCGGCATGGGCCTGTTTGGCGTGCTGGGCACGCAACTGGCGCTGGATGCGGGCGTACCGATCTTTGTGTCGGTGATGATGGGCGTGATCACGGCGGCCTTTGGGGGCCTGCTGCGCGATGTGGTCTGCAATGAGGTGCCCATGCTGCTGCGGGACAACCACCCGTACGCGACCTGCGCGTTTCTCGGATGTTTCCTTTACGTCGGGCTGACGTTCACGGACTTGCTGCCGAGCGTGTCCGTCGTGATCGCCACACTGGCAATCGTGATCGGGCGGCTGGTAACGCTGCGCTGGAACATCACGCTGCCGCGCTGATCGGTAGCGGCCGGCGCGAGCACGCCGGCCAGACTGGCCGCTTAGACCGCAGCTTCGTCCTTCTCGCCGGTACGGATGCGGATCACCTGCTCCACCGGCATCACGAAGATCTTGCCGTCGCCGATCTTGCCCGTCTTGGCTGCCTTGACGATGGTGTCGATCACGTTCTCGACCTGGCTCTCGGCCACCACCACCTCGATCTTGATCTTCGGCAGGAAGTCGACCACGTATTCAGCGCCGCGATACAGCTCGGTATGGCCCTTCTGGCGGCCGAAACCCTTGACCTCGGTGACGGTCAGGCCAGTCACCCCCACGTCGGCGAGCGACTCGCGCACTTCGTCCAGTTTGAAGGGCTTGATGATGGCGGTGATCTGTTTCATGGGTGTCTCGCTAACTAGTTGGTGAGGTATTCAAGCGTCCAATAATACTGGAGCCGGTTGATGCGCACATCCTGGGCGATGCCGGCCACCGTTTGCAGCAGCGTCGGATCGTCGGGAAAGTTCTTCAGGACATCGTGCTCGCTGCCGTCACTTAAGGGGCGGCGCTGCCACGTGTTGCCATGCTCGTCGTTGTAGGCAACGGGCGTGCTGGAACCAAACACATACTGGTTATCAAACCACAGCACCCGCACGCCGGGCCCGAGCACGCGGTGCAGCCCTTCGACATGCTGACGCAGGTGCTGCAACGGCACGTGCGACCACCAGCAGCCTGCCGTCATCACATCGAACGTGCCCGGTGCAAACGGCAGCGCATTGTTGTCGGCCTGCACGAACGCTGCGCCACCAATGCCCTTGCCGCGCGCGATGCGCAACACGGTGTCGTTGTAATCCGCGCCGACGATGCTGCGCGCATCCGCCATCGCCTCGGTCCAGAAACCGGTGCCGCAGGCCAGATCCAGCACGCGCGCGCCGCGCGTCACGTCACGCACGCGAGCCTTCAACCACGCCAAATCACCCTGCCGCTCGGGCTTCGCATAAATCCGCTCGTATTCGGGGGCGCGTTTGGCGTAGTAGTCGAGCATGGCGTCGGCGCTTATTCCTTGAACCGCGACGTAATCGGATACCGCCAGTCACGCCCGAACGCGCGCTGTGTCACGCGCACGCCCACCGGCGCTTGGCGGCGTTTGTACTCGTTGATCTTGATGAGGCGCACGATCTTCTGCACATCGGCTTCGGCAAACCCGGCGGCGATGATGTCGCTCACACGCTGGTTCTGCTCCATGTAGCGCTGCACGATGGCATCGAGCGCGTCGTACTCAGGCAGGCTGTCCTGGTCGGTCTGGTTCTCGCGCAGTTCGGCAGACGGCGCACGCGTGAGGATGCGCTCCGGAATCACCTCCGACAACGTATTGCGGTAGCGACACAGCCGGTAGACCAGCGTCTTGAAGATGTCCTTGATGACGGCAAAACCGCCGGCCATGTCGCCGTACAGCGTGCAGTAGCCGACGGCCATCTCGCTCTTGTTGCCGGTGGTCAGCACGATGCGGCCGGACTTGTTGGACAGCGCCATCAACAGCGTGCCGCGGATGCGCGCCTGGATGTTCTCTTCCGTCGCATCTTCCGGCAGACCGCGGAATTCCTCCGCCAGCGCACCCCTGAACGCGTCGAACATCGGCGCGATGGGGATCTCGTCGTACTGCACGCCCAGGCGGGCGGCCATGTCGCGCGCATCCACCCACGAGATATCGGCCGTATAGCGCGAGGGCATCATCACTGCGCGCACGCGATCCGCGCCCAGCGCATCGACGGCAATCGCCAGCACCAGTGCCGAATCCACGCCGCCCGACAGGCCGATGATCGCGCCCGGGAAACCGTTCTTGCCGAGGTAATCGCGCACGCCAAGCTTGAGCGCCTCGTACACCTGGGCCTCCAGCGGTGCCTCCGGCACGATCGTGCCGGGCAATGCCTGGCCGCCGTCGAACTGCGCGGTGCCGACGCCCTCGACAAACTGGCCCATCTGCACGACGGCCTTGCCCTGGGCATCAAGCACGAACGAGCCGCCATCAAACACGAGTTCATCCTGCCCGCCGACCAGGTTCACGTACACATGCGGCAAGCCCGATTCCTTCACCCGTGCACCGATGATCTGCTCGCGCAGGTCTTCCTTGTCGAGGTGATACGGCGAGGCATTGGGAATCAGCACCACCTGCGCGCCGGCGGCCTTGGCGTAGGCCGTGGCCGTGGGGTACCAGGCGTCTTCGCAGATGATGACGCCGAAGCGCGTGCCATCGACCTCGAACACGAAAGGCTCGGTGCCAGGCTGGAAGTAGCGTTTCTCGTCGAAGACTTCGTTATTGGGTAGCTCGAGCTTGTTGTACCGGCCAACCACGCGGCCATCCACAGCCACGGTGGCGCTGTTGGTGGGTTTGGGCAGTACGCCGGGCGCCGGGGCTTCCAGCGAGATCTGCGGATGCCCGATCACCACATGCAGGCCGGAGAACGCCCCCAACTCGGCGATGAGCGCATCGAGCGCACGCGCGCTGGCATCGATGAACGCGGGGCGCAGCAACAGGTCTTCGGGCGGATAGCCGGTGAGCGACAGCTCCGGCGTGAGGAGAATGCGCGCACCAGCCTGGTGCGCCTCACGCGCAGCGGCGACGATGCGGGCAGCATTGCCGGCGAAATCGCCGACGGTGCAGTTGATCTGAGCGAGAGCGACAGTGACGGTCATGGGGGCAATATGGGATGCAAGCGCAGCACCCCGGGCTGGAATTAGAATCGGCGGCATGACTTCCCGCCCCCTTGTTCCCGAGCCCGAAACCCGCGCCGGATCGCAGCATTATCGCATGCGGCTTGTGACCGATCTGCGCGACATCGACCGCGACGCATGGGACGCCCTGCTCGGCCAGCAGCCCGAGGCGACGCCCTTCCTGCGCTACGACTTCCTGCATGCGCTGCACGAGAGCGGCAGCGCATCGCCCGACACCGGCTGGTCGCCGCAATACCTGACGTTGTGGGAAGACGGCGCACACGGAGAAACGCTGGCTGCCGCCGCGCCGCTGTACGTGAAGGGCCACTCCTATGGCGAGTACGTCTTCGACTGGGCCTGGGCCAATGCGTACGCACAGCACGGGCTGGAGTACTACCCAAAGTGGCTGTCTGCCATCCCCTTTACGCCGGTGCAAGGCGCACGGCTGCTGGCGCACAGCGCCGACGCGCGCGCTGCGCTACTCGACACGTTGCTGGCGGTGGCGCGACAAAGCGAGTTGTCCTCGCTGCACGTGCTGTTCCCGACCACGGATGAGGCCGAACAGATGCGCGCCGCCGGCATGTTGCTGCGGCACGGGGTGCAGTTTCACTGGTGCAATGCGGGCTTCGGCAGCTTCGACGATTTTCTTGCCGCCTTGGAGCAGAAGAAGCGCAAGAACATCCGCGCCGAACGCCGCCGTGTGCACGACGCCGGCATCACCTTCCGCCACATCCCCGGCGCGGCAGCCACCGATGCCGACTGGCGCTTCTTCCACCGCTGCTACCGCACCACCTACCGCGAGCATCACTCCTCGCCCTACCTGAACCTCGAGTTCTTCCGCCAGATCGGCCAGTCAATGCCGGAGAACCTGCTGCTGGTGATCGCCTCGCGCGCGGGCAACGACATCGCCAGCGCGCTGCTGGTGGTCGATGCGCGACCGGAAGCGTCGGTCATGTACGGCCGCTACTGGGGCGCGATCGAGCATCACCCCTGCCTGCACTTTGAGACGGCGTACTACCAACCGCTGGCGTACTGCATCGAGCACGGCATCCGCACGTTCGAGGGTGGTGCTCAGGGTGAGCACAAGATGGCACGCGGCTTTGAACCGGTGGCGACGCTGTCAGCGCATTGGCTTGCGCATCCGGCCTTTGCCGATGCTGTAGGCCGGTTCCTCGACCGGGAGACGGCCGGCATGGAAGCGTATCTGGACGAACTGACGGACCGCTCGCCGTTCAGGCAGCGTCCGGAGTAGAACAACCAGGGGAAGGACCGCGAAGGCGGGAGAAACGGCGTCCGCAACAACAGCGGACGCGAAACAGCTTAGCGTGCGGCCAGCTTCTGTGCGGGCACCGGGCACTGCGACGGGCAGGCAGCACCCGTAGTCGGCAAGGCGCCAGTCGGTGCAACACCACGTTCGCCAGCATGTGCGGCATCGGCCGGGCCGGCGAGCAACGCCCACACGGTAAAGGCGGTCATGGCCATGAGAGAAAGCACGGGAACAGCAACGGTCTTGTTCAACATCGCAGTACCAGGGGTTGGAGTCAAACTTGTCCGGGAGTCTAGAGGCGCCGTTTCCGACGGGCAAATGAGCGTTACTTAAATCTCTGTATAGCGGGATTGCGGCAGCTCGTTCATGCACGGAGCGCGACATCCCTCTAGAAAATGCATGATGCGATATTCAGTCGCCGCAAATGGCGATGCGATGCGGGTTGGCAGGTGACCCAACATTGCAGTCATTTCACCGCTGCAAACAAAAAATCCCGGCCATCCTTGCGGATGCCGGGACTTTGTCTGAACAGACGTACAGCAAATTACTAAGGTTTCTTACTTCTTATAGTTGGCCACGCCGTCGACGATTTCCTTATGGGCTTCTTCAATGCCGCCCCAGCCTTCGACCTTGACCCACTTGCCGGCTTCCAGCGCCTTGTAGTGCTCGAAGAAGTGCTTGATCTGGTCCAGCAGGTTCTGGCCGATGTCCGACAGGTCGGTCATGTGGGCCGTGGCGGGGCTCAGCTTGTTGACCGGCACGGCCACCAGCTTGGCATCCACGCCGGATTCGTCCGTCATCTTCAGCATGCCCAGGGCGCGGCAACGCACCACGCAGCCGTGGATCAGCGGGAACGGCGTGACAACCAGCACGTCCACCGGGTCACCGTCGCCCGACAGCGTCTGCGGGATGAAGCCGTAGTTGGCCGGGTAGCGCATGCCGGTGCCCACGAAGCGGTCCACATGCAGCATGCCCGTTTCCTTGTCGGCTTCGTACTTGACCGGATCGCTCTGCGCCGGAATCTCGATGATGACGTTGAAGTCGTTGGGGATGTCCTTGCCCGGCGAGACGTTGTTGAAGCTCATGGAAATGCTCCGGAATGCGCGAAGTGCGTAAAAACGCGACGCAAATGGTTGAAAAAAGGTCAAAAACCGTCGGCGGGCATTATAGCCCCTGGCGCCTCGACTCCCCCCTACCCCCGGCCCGCCCGTGCGAAAATCACGCGTTGCCGATCTTCTGCAGGAACCCCCCATGCATGCCCAGCACTTCATCGCCAACCGCTTGATGTCGCCCGATTCGGGGATGCGCATCAAGGTGTTCGACCCGTCCGACGGCCAGCCGTTTGCCGAGATCGCGCGCGGCAACGCCACCGACATCAGCGTGGCCGTGCATGCCGCGCGGCGTGCCTTTGAGGGCGTCTGGGGCCAGTTGAGCCCCGCCGAGCGCGGCCGGCTGCTCATGCGCGTGGCGCTGCGACTGGCCGATCACGAAGAAGAACTCACCCGCCTGGAGGCCCGCGACACCGGCAAGCCCATGCGCCAGGCCCGCGCCGATGCCCGCGCCATCGCCCGCTACTTCGAGTTCTATGCCGGCGCGGCGGACAAGCTGCACGGCCAGACCATCCCCTATCCGGCGGATACCACCGTGCTGACCGTGCGCGAGCCGCATGGGGTGACGGCGCACATCATCCCGTGGAACTACCCGATGCAGATCTTCGGGCGCAGCGTGGGCGCCGCATTGGCGGCGGGCAACGCCTGCGTGGTCAAACCGGCCGAAGATGCCTGCCTGTCGATCCTGCGCGTGGCCGAACTGGCTGCCGAGGCAGGGTTGCCCGACGGCGCGCTCAACGTGGTGACCGGCTACGGCCATGAGGCGGGCGCGGCACTGGCGGCACATCCAGGCATCAACCACGTGTCATTCACCGGGTCGCCGGAAACGGGCAAGGTGATCGTTCGCGCGGCGGCCGAAAACCATGTGCCCGTCACGCTGGAACTGGGTGGCAAGTCGCCCCAGATCCTGTTTGCCGATGCCGATCTGGAGGCAGCGATCCCGGCCGTGGTCAACGGCATCATCCAGAACGCGGGGCAAACGTGCTCGGCTGGCAGCCGTGTGCTGATCGAGCGCGGCATCTACGAGGCGGTGCTGGATCGGCTCGCCAGCGTGTTCGAATCGATCAAGGTCGGCCCTGCGTCGCTCGACCTGGATTGCGGCCCGCTGATCAACCCGAAGCAGCAGCAGCGCGTGTGGGATTTCGTCTCGGATGCGCAGCACGCCAACATTCCGGTGATGGCGCAGGGGCAGGTCGTGCCGGAGGCGCCGGAGACCGGCTACTACCAGGCGCCGATGCTGTTGCGCGACGTCCCGCACACACACCGCCTTGCGCAGGAAGAGGTGTTCGGCCCGCTGCTGGCCGCCCTGCCCTTCGACAGCGAGGCCGAAGCGCTGACGCTGGCCAACGGCACGCCGTACGGGCTGGTTGCCGGCGTGTGGACGCGTGATGGCGGGCGACAGCTTCGCCTGGCGCGCAAGCTCAAGGCCGGCCAGGTCTTCGTCAACAACTACGGCGCAGGCGGCGGCGTGGAGTTGCCCTTTGGCGGCACGGGCCAATCTGGCCACGGGCGCGAGAAAGGCTTTGAAGCGCTGTATGGCTTCACCA contains these protein-coding regions:
- a CDS encoding P-II family nitrogen regulator, with translation MKQITAIIKPFKLDEVRESLADVGVTGLTVTEVKGFGRQKGHTELYRGAEYVVDFLPKIKIEVVVAESQVENVIDTIVKAAKTGKIGDGKIFVMPVEQVIRIRTGEKDEAAV
- the ppa gene encoding inorganic diphosphatase, which produces MSFNNVSPGKDIPNDFNVIIEIPAQSDPVKYEADKETGMLHVDRFVGTGMRYPANYGFIPQTLSGDGDPVDVLVVTPFPLIHGCVVRCRALGMLKMTDESGVDAKLVAVPVNKLSPATAHMTDLSDIGQNLLDQIKHFFEHYKALEAGKWVKVEGWGGIEEAHKEIVDGVANYKK
- a CDS encoding aldehyde dehydrogenase family protein codes for the protein MHAQHFIANRLMSPDSGMRIKVFDPSDGQPFAEIARGNATDISVAVHAARRAFEGVWGQLSPAERGRLLMRVALRLADHEEELTRLEARDTGKPMRQARADARAIARYFEFYAGAADKLHGQTIPYPADTTVLTVREPHGVTAHIIPWNYPMQIFGRSVGAALAAGNACVVKPAEDACLSILRVAELAAEAGLPDGALNVVTGYGHEAGAALAAHPGINHVSFTGSPETGKVIVRAAAENHVPVTLELGGKSPQILFADADLEAAIPAVVNGIIQNAGQTCSAGSRVLIERGIYEAVLDRLASVFESIKVGPASLDLDCGPLINPKQQQRVWDFVSDAQHANIPVMAQGQVVPEAPETGYYQAPMLLRDVPHTHRLAQEEVFGPLLAALPFDSEAEALTLANGTPYGLVAGVWTRDGGRQLRLARKLKAGQVFVNNYGAGGGVELPFGGTGQSGHGREKGFEALYGFTTLKTIAIRHG
- a CDS encoding class I SAM-dependent methyltransferase; translation: MLDYYAKRAPEYERIYAKPERQGDLAWLKARVRDVTRGARVLDLACGTGFWTEAMADARSIVGADYNDTVLRIARGKGIGGAAFVQADNNALPFAPGTFDVMTAGCWWSHVPLQHLRQHVEGLHRVLGPGVRVLWFDNQYVFGSSTPVAYNDEHGNTWQRRPLSDGSEHDVLKNFPDDPTLLQTVAGIAQDVRINRLQYYWTLEYLTN
- a CDS encoding NAD+ synthase gives rise to the protein MTVTVALAQINCTVGDFAGNAARIVAAAREAHQAGARILLTPELSLTGYPPEDLLLRPAFIDASARALDALIAELGAFSGLHVVIGHPQISLEAPAPGVLPKPTNSATVAVDGRVVGRYNKLELPNNEVFDEKRYFQPGTEPFVFEVDGTRFGVIICEDAWYPTATAYAKAAGAQVVLIPNASPYHLDKEDLREQIIGARVKESGLPHVYVNLVGGQDELVFDGGSFVLDAQGKAVVQMGQFVEGVGTAQFDGGQALPGTIVPEAPLEAQVYEALKLGVRDYLGKNGFPGAIIGLSGGVDSALVLAIAVDALGADRVRAVMMPSRYTADISWVDARDMAARLGVQYDEIPIAPMFDAFRGALAEEFRGLPEDATEENIQARIRGTLLMALSNKSGRIVLTTGNKSEMAVGYCTLYGDMAGGFAVIKDIFKTLVYRLCRYRNTLSEVIPERILTRAPSAELRENQTDQDSLPEYDALDAIVQRYMEQNQRVSDIIAAGFAEADVQKIVRLIKINEYKRRQAPVGVRVTQRAFGRDWRYPITSRFKE
- a CDS encoding GNAT family N-acetyltransferase — protein: MTSRPLVPEPETRAGSQHYRMRLVTDLRDIDRDAWDALLGQQPEATPFLRYDFLHALHESGSASPDTGWSPQYLTLWEDGAHGETLAAAAPLYVKGHSYGEYVFDWAWANAYAQHGLEYYPKWLSAIPFTPVQGARLLAHSADARAALLDTLLAVARQSELSSLHVLFPTTDEAEQMRAAGMLLRHGVQFHWCNAGFGSFDDFLAALEQKKRKNIRAERRRVHDAGITFRHIPGAAATDADWRFFHRCYRTTYREHHSSPYLNLEFFRQIGQSMPENLLLVIASRAGNDIASALLVVDARPEASVMYGRYWGAIEHHPCLHFETAYYQPLAYCIEHGIRTFEGGAQGEHKMARGFEPVATLSAHWLAHPAFADAVGRFLDRETAGMEAYLDELTDRSPFRQRPE